The sequence below is a genomic window from Nitrospirota bacterium.
TTCAGCGTCGCGCTTATGGTTTACGAGATGAAGAATATCTTCGTCTCAAAGTCCTAACCTGCATGCTCCCTGAAATCTGATTTACTAAAATCGCTCAAAAGTACCCACTCGATAGGGACTTGAGCCTAAAAAACATTATAAAGCTGTTGCGATAGTTGATCGCGCTTTGCTCGATGCCGAGTTGTCACGGTCACTCTCATTGCCTGCACAAACCCAAGGCTTTGAGGTTGTCGTATTAGGAGTAGACAATTTGTATGATATGTACAACACTGTCTATAAACGTGTACCAAATGAGGTGATTGTTGAATAGCCTTCTACGCAATTGGATTGCTCAGATGGAGTCATGGGAAGCAGCGTCCGAGTTTGGGATACCAAGCGAAGAATGGGCTAGATATGATGTCATTAAACGCAACGATGATGTATACATTGCATCATTGTCAGGCCTATTTGATTCACTTCGCAATGATAATGCTTTATCTCGTCAGTCAGAGTTGTGGTCCATAGCTAAAACGCTCCTTGTTTATTCTCGTGGATCTGTTTCCAGCTATTTGTCTGGTGTGCAGCGTGATCTTAATCAGCTATATTCAGCCGCTCTATTTTACCTTGCTGGTTTTCCTGCGACTGCAACTTTCCTAGCGAAGCCAATACGTAAATATTCGTCAGACGTATTGGAAGAGAAATTCCTTGTTAGTTTCTTTTGCCATGATGTTTCATCAGGCGAGCCACTTTCTCTCCAATTGGCAGCTTATGTTGAAGGTAGTGTCGATAACTTATCCACACTAGGAACCTATCTAACCGATAGTCTGTCTAAGGGTCTATCAAGCGATCCTCGTCAGTTTATCGCCGCCAAACTCGCTAGCAAATGTATCGATAAATTTGCTAACGATAACATATGGAAATTACTGCGAGAGAATACTGATGGGTATTCGCATGAGGCGTGGCGAGATTATTTTAGTGCAGGAATCGCCACGCCGATATGGGAGCTATTGCCCTCACAAATGACTGCGATTACTCAGGGGCTACTACGTAATATTGATGTAACCTTTAGCTTGCAGATGCCGACAAGTGCGGGAAAGACAGCTCTTTGTGAACTGCTGATATATAACGAGGTAAAAGTCCGAGGTCGAGCAGTGCTTTTCCTGGTTCCATTTCGAGCACTTGCTGCTGAAATACATCGTGGCATGTCAAGGCGATTGCATTCAGCGGGTATTCGCATTGTTGCTACGCATGGCGGGAACATCCCGTCTCATTCAGAATCTGCAAGCGTGGAAGATGCTGATGTGTTGATTATAACTCCCGAAAAATTCGCAGCTTTAGAACAGGCGATAGAGGGATTGGCCGATCGTTTTTTCAGTATCATCTGTGACGAAGGGCATCTAATTGACGATAGATCAAGAGGCTTAAGCTATGAGTTGCTCTTGACGAGACTTCGCAATGCAAATGTCCCTGGTCGGCGATTTGTGTTTCTTTCAGCAATTCTTCCGAACGTTGATGAAATCCACTCATGGTTAGGTGGCAGCAATCAATCATTAGTAAAGTCTGAATATAAGCCAGTTGACATGGATTATGGTTTCCTCACTAAGACAGCTAGCGGCAGTTATCGGTTGGATATGAATCCTACGGAGCCGCAGCCTCGTAACTATATCTTGCATCGCTTCCTGGTTAAAGACGATTTCAAATATATGAATCTTGAAACACAAAGATACAATCTGTTTCCCGGACGGAATACCTTCTTGTCATTGGCATGTGCTGCATCTCTCAAGGCAAGGCGGACGGGTCCGGTTGCATTATTTACGACAACAAGAGGGGAGAATGGAGTGCAAGCACTCGGTGAGAAAATACATGAGATGATAGACAGGCAAATTCGTGCTGCACAGGAGGGACCTACTGATGCACCAAGCTTGCCTGAACTTCATGATTATTTCTCATTTTTGTTGGGCGCTGAGCACTTACTAACGCGGCTAGTTAAGTTGGGTGTAGCCTATCATCATGGTCGTCTTCCTCAAGAAATGCGTCGGGCTATAGAGGAAGGTGTGCAAGACGGCACGATACATCTTATTATCTGTACAACGACATTAGCTGAGGGCGTCAATCTTCCGATTCGAACTATGGTTGTGCATACAGTAAGAAGATATAATCGTCGTGCACAAGCACAAGTATATATCCAGAGGCGGAGTATTAAAAATATTATCGGTCGGGCAGGTCGTGCAGGAAAAGAGACGCGCGGTCGCATTATGTTTATAAATAGTTCTGAGCGAGCATATGTAGAGCAGGTTCTTAGAGGTCAGAATTTAGAGCGCGCTACAGGTATGTTGTTCAAGCTCATTGAAGAACTATATGAATTTTCTATAAGCCACAATCAAGTACTTACAAATGAACTATTCGAGCAACAACAACCATGGTTTTTGTCGCTTATTGACAGTATAGATTATTCATTGATTGAACTGATCTCATCCGATGTCTTGGCTAGCGACGTAGACCAACAACTTGCGGAATTACTAGATAAGACCCTCGCCAGTCACTTTTGCTCAACGGTGGATTTACGTAATATACTTACAACCGTGTTTCGACTACGGGCAGCTCACTTAACGAGCACAGTCGATCGGATGTTCTGGCCAACACTCAAAAAAAGTGGAACAACTCCGCGCTTTTGGAAGTTTGTCGTGGAACGCGCTCTTCTCCAACACCCGCTTTGGATGGAGCTGCTGGATCCTCTGGATGATCTCTGGCTTCACGAGGTGATTATACCTTTAATCGAATTTGTTAGTACAGATGTAACCTATGACCAAACAACGTTGCAAGAATATATTAAAGGATGGATGTCCGGAAAAACTTATTACGAGCTGTCGAGTTCGTGTTCGTGTAGTGTGGATGAAATATTAAATCTCGTTTGTCATGAAGTCGGATTCGTATTGCAGGATTTAGTAGCAAAGCTTTGCCAATTGGCAATAGAAACTCATGGTATTGATAATCTTTCAGAGGTAGCCAGGAGTTGGTCATCATTGCTACAATATGGACTTTCGTCTTTGCAGCAGTTGGACTTATTTGATAAGGGGATTAGCGATCGACTCGGCGCATGGGGAATGTTGAGATACATTGAAGCGAATCAAATAAATCTTCGTGGTATTGAGCTTATTTCATTATTGCGAAGAAATGGACCACAGTTGAGATTATTCTTAGAGGCTGATGGTCGTGTGCCACTGATGAGTATTAAGCGGATCATACGAGAACTGCGCCTAGTATATTCATAGCCGCTTGTGTAATTTGATGTGTCATTAGATATTATTCCAGAGGAGGAGCTGATACTATGGCTAAGGCAGAAGCATCGGTTGAAGAACTGGTAGGAATGATTGAGCGTGGGGACCTTCGCCTGCCGGAGATGCAGCGCCGTTATGTCTGGCGTTCGACGCGGGTGCGCGACCTTCTGGATTCTCTGTATCGCGGGTATCCGTCAGGCGCGATACTTCTCTGGGAAACGGACGAGATAGTGCCGTTG
It includes:
- a CDS encoding DEAD/DEAH box helicase, whose amino-acid sequence is MNSLLRNWIAQMESWEAASEFGIPSEEWARYDVIKRNDDVYIASLSGLFDSLRNDNALSRQSELWSIAKTLLVYSRGSVSSYLSGVQRDLNQLYSAALFYLAGFPATATFLAKPIRKYSSDVLEEKFLVSFFCHDVSSGEPLSLQLAAYVEGSVDNLSTLGTYLTDSLSKGLSSDPRQFIAAKLASKCIDKFANDNIWKLLRENTDGYSHEAWRDYFSAGIATPIWELLPSQMTAITQGLLRNIDVTFSLQMPTSAGKTALCELLIYNEVKVRGRAVLFLVPFRALAAEIHRGMSRRLHSAGIRIVATHGGNIPSHSESASVEDADVLIITPEKFAALEQAIEGLADRFFSIICDEGHLIDDRSRGLSYELLLTRLRNANVPGRRFVFLSAILPNVDEIHSWLGGSNQSLVKSEYKPVDMDYGFLTKTASGSYRLDMNPTEPQPRNYILHRFLVKDDFKYMNLETQRYNLFPGRNTFLSLACAASLKARRTGPVALFTTTRGENGVQALGEKIHEMIDRQIRAAQEGPTDAPSLPELHDYFSFLLGAEHLLTRLVKLGVAYHHGRLPQEMRRAIEEGVQDGTIHLIICTTTLAEGVNLPIRTMVVHTVRRYNRRAQAQVYIQRRSIKNIIGRAGRAGKETRGRIMFINSSERAYVEQVLRGQNLERATGMLFKLIEELYEFSISHNQVLTNELFEQQQPWFLSLIDSIDYSLIELISSDVLASDVDQQLAELLDKTLASHFCSTVDLRNILTTVFRLRAAHLTSTVDRMFWPTLKKSGTTPRFWKFVVERALLQHPLWMELLDPLDDLWLHEVIIPLIEFVSTDVTYDQTTLQEYIKGWMSGKTYYELSSSCSCSVDEILNLVCHEVGFVLQDLVAKLCQLAIETHGIDNLSEVARSWSSLLQYGLSSLQQLDLFDKGISDRLGAWGMLRYIEANQINLRGIELISLLRRNGPQLRLFLEADGRVPLMSIKRIIRELRLVYS